From one Catharus ustulatus isolate bCatUst1 chromosome 1, bCatUst1.pri.v2, whole genome shotgun sequence genomic stretch:
- the LOC117009069 gene encoding myosin-6 isoform X1, which yields MADAVLAALGAAAPFLRPGERERLAAQTRPFDPRSECFVPHPREEFVRGRVTGRQGGEATVQTELGETVTVKETDIHQQNPPKFDKIEDMAMLTFLHEPAVLYNLKERYASWLIYTYSGLFCVTVNPYKWLPVYNAEVVAAYRGKKRSEAPPHIFSISDNAYQSMLTDRENQSILITGESGAGKTVNTKRVIQYFASIAAIGDRKKEVTNSSKGTLEDQIIQANPALEAFGNAKTLRNDNSSRFGKFIRIHFGATGKLASADIETYLLEKSRVIFQLKAERNYHIFYQILSNKKPELLEMLLITNNPYDYSYVSQGEVTVASIDDSEELLATDSAFDVLGFTAEEKAGVYKLTGAIMHFGNMKFKQKQREEQAEPDGTEDADKSAYLMGLNSADLLKGLCHPRVKVGNEYVTKGQNVQQVYYSIGALAKAVYEKMFNWMVVRINNSLDTKQPRQYFIGVLDIAGFEIFDFNSFEQLCINFTNEKLQQFFNHHMFVLEQEEYKKEGIEWEFIDFGMDLQACIDLIEKPMGIMSILEEECMFPKASDMTFKAKLFDNHLGKSANFGKPRNVKGKPEAHFSLVHYAGTVDYNIIGWLQKNKDPLNETVVGLYQKSALKLLANLFSNYAGTDAGADGGKGKGAKKKGSSFQTVSALHRENLNKLMANLKTTHPHFVRCIIPNERKEPGVMDNPLVMHQLRCNGVLEGIRICRKGFPNRILYGDFRQRYRILNPAAIPEGQFIDSRKGAEKLLGSIDIDHNQYKFGHTKVFFKAGLLGLLEEMRDERLSRIITRIQAQARGQLMRIEFKKILERRDSLLVIQWNIRAFMGVKNWPWMKLYFKIKPLLKSAETEKEMQNMKEEFGRLKEALEKSETRRKELEEKMVSMLQEKNDLQLQVQAEQDNLNDAEERCDQLIKNKIQLEAKVKELTERLEDEEEMNAELTARKRKLEDECSELKKDIDDLELTLAKVEKEKHATENKVKNLTEEMAGLDETIAKLTKEKKALQESHQQTLDDLQAEEDKVNTLTKAKVKMEQQVDDLEGSLEQEKKVRMDLERAKRKLEGDLKLTQENIMDLENDKQQLEEKLKKKEFEINQQNSKIEDEQALALQLQKKLKELQARIEELEEELEAERTGRAKVEKLRSDLSRELEEISERLEEAGGVTSVQIELNKKREAEFQKMRRDLEEATLQHEATAAALRKKHADSVAELSEQIDNLQRVKQKLEKEKSELKLELDDLSSNMEQLIKAKVGMEKVSRTMEDQAAEHRAKLEETQRVLNDTSTQRAKLQTENGELSRQLEEKEALISQLTRGKQSYTQQMEDLKRQLEEEMKAKNALAHALQSARHDCDLLREQYEEETEAKAELQRSLSKANSEVAQWRTKYETDAIQRTEELEEAKKKLAQRLQEAEEAVEAVNAKCSSLEKTKHRLQNEIEDLMADVERSNAAAAALDKKQRNFDKILSEWKQKFEESQMELDASQKEARSLSTELFKLKNAYEESLEHLETFKRENKNLQEEISDLTEQLGGSHKTIHELEKVRKQLDAEKLELQAALEEAEASLEHEEGKILRAQLEFNQVKADYERKLAEKDEEMEQAKRNHLRVVDSLQTSLDAETRSRNEALRLKKKMEGDLNEMEIQLSHANRVAAEAQSHLKGAQAHLKDTQLQLDDVVRANEDLKENIAIVERRNNLLQSELEEMQAVVEQTERARKLAEQELIEASERVQLLHSQNTSLINQKKKMEADISQLQTEVEEAIQECRNAEEKAKKAITDAAMMAEELKKEQDTSAHLERMKKNMEQTIKDLQMRLDEAEQLALKGGKKQLQKLEARVRELENELEAEQKRNAESIKGLRKSERRVKELSYQTEEDRKNMLRLQDLVDKLQLKVKAYKRQAEEAEEQANTNLAKFRKAQHELDEAEERADIAESQVNKLRAKSRDIGTKKGLNEE from the exons ATGGCAGATGCAGTGCTGGCAGCGCTGGGGGCAGCAGCCCCCTTCCTGCGGCCAGGGGAGCGGGAGCGGCTGGCAGCGCAGACCAGACCCTTCGACCCCCGCAGCGAGTGCTTCGTCCCCCACCCCCGGGAGGAGTTCGTTCGGGGGCGGGTGACAGGACGGCAAGGAGGGGAGGCCACTGTCCAGactgagctgggagag ACCGTGACAGTGAAGGAAACTGACATTCACCAGcagaacccccccaaatttgACAAGATCGAGGACATGGCAATGCTGACCTTCCTTCATGAGCCTGCTGTTCTCTACAACCTCAAGGAGCGCTATGCCTCTTGGTTGATCTAT ACTTACTCAGGGCTCTTCTGTGTGACTGTCAACCCCTACAAGTGGTTGCCCGTCTACAATGCTGAGGTGGTGGCTGCCTACCGGGGAAAGAAGCGGAGTGAAGCTCCACCCCACATCTTCTCCATCTCTGACAATGCCTACCAGAGCATGTTGACAG ACCGAGAGAACCAGTCCATCCTCATCAC CGGAGAATCCGGGGCGGGGAAGACAGTCAACACCAAGAGGGTCATCCAATACTTTGCCAGCATTGCTGCCATTGGTGACCGCAAGAAGGAGGTGACCAATAGCAGCAAG GGCACCCTGGAGGACCAGATCATCCAGGCCAACCCTGCCCTGGAGGCCTTTGGCAATGCCAAGACCCTCCGAAATGACAACTCATCCCGATTT GGGAAGTTCATCCGGATCCATTTCGGGGCCACTGGGAAGTTGGCATCAGCTGACATTGAGACCT ACCTCCTGGAGAAGTCCCGTGTCATTTTCCAACTGAAGGCTGAGAGGAACTATCACATCTTTTACCAGATCCTCTCCAACAagaagccagagctgctgg AGATGCTTCTCATCACAAACAACCCCTATGACTACAGTTATGTCTCCCAAGGAGAGGTGACTGTGGCCTCCATCGATGACTCTGAAGAGCTGTTGGCAACTGAC AGCGCTTTTGATGTCCTGGGCTTCACAGCTGAGGAGAAGGCTGGTGTCTACAAGCTGACGGGCGCCATCATGCACTTTGGCAACATGAAGTTCAAGCAGAAACAACGGGAAGAACAGGCAGAACCAGACGGTACTGAAG ATGCTGACAAGTCAGCCTACTTGATGGGGCTGAACTCAGCTGACCTTCTCAAGGGGTTGTGTCACCCCCGGGTGAAGGTGGGCAATGAATATGTCACCAAGGGGCAGAATGTCCAGCAGGTATACTACTCCATTGGGGCCTTGGCCAAGGCTGTATATGAGAAGATGTTCAACTGGATGGTGGTGAGGATCAACAACTCTCTGGACACCAAGCAGCCAAGGCAGTACTTCATTGGTGTGCTGGACATTGCTGGATTTGAGATCTTTGAT TTCAACAGCTTCGAGCAGCTCTGCATCAACTTCACTAatgagaagctgcagcagtttttCAACCACCACATGTtcgtgctggagcaggaggaataCAAGAAGGAGGGCATTGAGTGGGAGTTCATTGACTTTGGCATGGACCTCCAGGCCTGCATTGACCTCATTGAGAAG CCCATGGGGATCATGTCCATCCTGGAGGAGGAGTGCATGTTTCCCAAAGCCTCAGATATGACCTTCAAGGCCAAGCTCTTTGACAATCACCTGGGCAAGTCGGCCAACTTTGGGAAGCCACGGAATGTCAAGGGGAAGCCAGAGGCCCATTTCTCTCTTGTCCACTATGCTGGCACAGTGGACTACAACATCATTGGATGGCTGCAGAAGAACAAGGACCCACTCAATGAGACAGTGGTGGGGCTCTATCAGAAATCAGCCCTGAAGCTCTTGGCCAACCTCTTCTCCAACTATGCTGGGACAGATGCTG GTGCTgatggagggaaggggaaaggagctAAGAAGAAAGGTTCCTCCTTTCAGACTGTCTCTGCCCTGCATCGG GAGAACCTCAACAAGCTGATGGCCAACCTCAAGACTACTCATCCTCACTTTGTCCGCTGCATCATCCCCAATGAGCGGAAGGAGCCGG GTGTGATGGACAATCCCTTGGTAATGCATCAGCTGCGCTGCAACGGGGTGCTAGAGGGCATCCGCATCTGCCGCAAGGGCTTCCCCAACCGCATCCTTTATGGGGACTTCCGTCAGAG GTACCGCATCCTGAACCCTGCTGCTATCCCTGAGGGGCAGTTCATTGACAGTCGCAAGGGTGCTGAAAAGCTCCTGGGATCCATTGACATCGACCACAACCAGTACAAATTTGGACACACCAAG GTCTTCTTCAAAGCTGGGCTGCTGGGACTTTTAGAGGAGATGCGGGATGAGCGCCTCTCCCGCATTATCACCCGCATCCAGGCTCAGGCCCGAGGGCAGCTCATGCGCATTGAGTTCAAGAAGATCCTGGAGCGCCG GGACTCACTGCTGGTGATCCAGTGGAACATCAGGGCCTTCATGGGAGTGAAGAACTGGCCGTGGATGAAGCTCTACTTCAAGATCAAGCCCTTGTTGAAGAGTGCTGAGACAGAAAAGGAGATGCAG AACATGAAGGAAGAGTTCGGGCGACTGAAGGAGGCCCTGGAGAAGTCAGAGACCCGGCGCaaagagctggaggagaagaTGGTCTCCATGCTGCAGGAGAAGAATGACCTTCAGCTCCAAGTGCAGGCT GAGCAGGACAACCTCAATGATGCTGAGGAGCGCTGTGACCAGCTTATCAAGAACAAAATCCAGCTGGAGGCCAAGGTGAAGGAGCTGACAGAGCGActggaggatgaggaagaaatGAATGCAGAGCTGACAGCTAGGAAGAGAAAGCTGGAGGATGAGTGTTCAGAGCTGAAAAAGGATATTGATGATCTAGAGCTGACTCTGGCCAAGGTGGAGAAAGAGAAACATGCCACTGAGAACAAG GTCAAGAACCTCACAGAGGAGATGGCTGGGCTGGATGAAACCATTGCCAAGCTAACGAAGGAAAAGAAGGCCCTACAAGAATCTCACCAGCAGACGCTGGATGatctgcaggcagaggaagaCAAAGTCAACACCCTGACAAAAGCCAAAGTCAAGATGGAACAGCAAGTGGATGAC CTTGAAGGCTCCCTGGAACAGGAGAAGAAGGTCCGTATGGACCTGGAACGTGCCAAAAGGAAGCTGGAAGGTGACTTGAAGCTGACCCAGGAGAACATCATGGACCTAGAGAATgacaagcagcagctggaggagaagcttAAGAA GAAGGAGTTTGAGATCAACCAGCAGAACAGCAAGATTGAGGATGAGCAggctctggctctgcagctccagaaaaagctgaaagagctgcag GCGCGGATCGAGGAGCTCGAGGAGGAGTTGGAAGCAGAGAGGACAGGCAGAGCCAAGGTGGAGAAGCTGCGCTCAGACCTGTCACGGGAGCTGGAGGAGATCAGTGAGCGGCTGGAGGAAGCAGGTGGTGTCACATCAGTGCAGATTGAGCTCAACAAGAAGCGCGAGGCAGAGTTCCAGAAGATGCGGCGGGATCTGGAGGAGGCCACACTGCAGCACGAGGCCACGGCTGCTGCACTGCGCAAGAAGCACGCTGACAGTGTGGCCGAGCTCAGTGAACAGATTGACAACTTACAGCGTGTCAAGCAGAAGCTTGAGAAGGAGAAGAGTGAGCTCAAGCTAGAGCTGGATGACCTCAGCTCCAACATGGAGCAACTGATAAAGGCCAAG GTGGGCATGGAGAAGGTCTCCCGCACCATGGAGGACCAGGCAGCTGAACACCGGGCCAAGCTGGAGGAGACACAACGGGTCCTTAATGACACCAGCACCCAACGGGCCAAGCTGCAGACTGAGAATG GAGAGCTGTCACGTcagctggaggaaaaggaggcCCTTATATCTCAATTAACTAGGGGCAAGCAGTCATACACCCAGCAGATGGAGGACTTGAagaggcagctggaggaggagatgaag GCCAAGAATGCACTGGCCCATGCCCTCCAGTCAGCCCGCCATGACTGTGACCTTCTGAGGGAGCAGTATGAGGAGGAGACAGAGGCCAAAGCTGAGCTCCAGCGCTCACTCTCCAAGGCCAATTCTGAGGTGGCACAGTGGAGGACCAAGTATGAGACAGATGCCATCCAGCgcactgaggagctggaggaggccAA GAAGAAGCTGGCCCAGCGGCTGCAGGAGGCTGAGGAAGCAGTGGAGGCGGTCAATGCCAAGTGTTCTTCCCTGGAGAAAACCAAGCACCGGCTGCAGAATGAGATTGAAGACCTGATGGCAGATGTAGAGCGGTcaaatgcagcagctgctgcattgGACAAGAAGCAGAGGAACTTTGACAAG ATCTTGTCTGAGTGGAAGCAGAAGTTTGAAGAGTCACAGATGGAGCTGGATGCATCGCAAAAAGAGGCCAGGTccctcagcactgagctctTCAAGCTGAAGAATGCTTATGAGGAGTCACTTGAGCACCTGGAGACCTTCAAAAGGGAGAACAAGAATCTTCAAG AGGAGATCTCGGACCTGACGGAGCAGCTGGGTGGCAGCCACAAGACCATCCATGAACTGGAGAAGGTCCGCAAGCAGCTGGATGCTGAGAAACTGGAGCTCCAAGCTgcactggaagaggctgag GCCTCTTTGGAGCATGAGGAGGGAAAGATCCTGAGGGCCCAGCTGGAGTTCAACCAGGTCAAGGCAGACTATGAGCGCAAGCTGGCCGAGAAGGatgaggagatggagcaggcCAAGCGCAACCACCTGAGGGTGGTGGACTCACTGCAGACATCACTGGACGCCGAGACCCGGAGCCGCAACGAGGCCCTGAGGCTGAAGAAGAAGATGGAGGGTGACCTCAATGAGATGGAGATTCAGCTCAGCCATGCCAACCGTGTGGCTGCTGAGGCTCAGTCCCACCTGAAAGGAGCTCAGGCTCACCTCAAG GACACCCAACTGCAGCTCGATGATGTGGTAAGAGCCAATGAGGACCTGAAGGAGAATATTGCCATCGTGGAGAGGAGAAACAACCTCCTTCAGtcagagctggaggagatgcAGGCAGTTGTGGAACAGACTGAGAGGGCCCGCAAGttggctgagcaggagctgattGAGGCCAGTGAGAGGGTCCAGCTCCTCCATTCACAG AACACCAGCCTCATCAATCAGAAGAAGAAGATGGAGGCTGACATCTCCCAGCTGCAGACAGAGGTGGAAGAGGCCATCCAGGAGTGCAGGAATGCTGAGGAGAAGGCCAAGAAAGCCATCACTGAT GCGGCCATGAtggcagaggagctgaagaaGGAGCAGGATACCAGCGCGCATCTGGAGCGGATGAAGAAGAACATGGAGCAGACCATCAAGGACCTGCAGATGAGATTGGATGAGGCTGAGCAGTTGGCCCTGAAAGGGGgcaagaagcagctgcagaagctgGAGGCTCGTGTGCGGGAGCTGGAGAATGAGCTGGAGGCTGAGCAGAAACGCAATGCTGAGAGCATTAAGGGTCTCCGCAAGTCTGAGCGTCGCGTTAAGGAGCTCAGCTACCAG ACGGAGGAGGACCGTAAAAATATGCTCCGGCTCCAGGACCTCGTGGACAAGCTCCAGCTGAAGGTCAAGGCCTACAAGCGACAGGCAGAGGAGGCG GAGGAGCAGGCCAACACCAACCTGGCCAAGTTCCGCAAGGCACAGCATGAGCTGGATGAGGCAGAGGAGCGTGCCGACATCGCTGAATCCCAGGTCAACAAGCTGCGGGCCAAGAGCCGTGACATTGGAACCAAG AAGGGACTCAATGAAGAGTAA